The following are encoded in a window of Brevibacillus sp. DP1.3A genomic DNA:
- the folK gene encoding 2-amino-4-hydroxy-6-hydroxymethyldihydropteridine diphosphokinase, which translates to MTVCAYLALGSNLGDRAQNLRLAIQRLNEQPGIRVLRVSSVYETDPFGNVEQDAFLNMAIAVETEQSPDQLLETALSVERELGRVRTVRWGPRTIDIDLLLYGTSRVSQDNLMIPHPGLSERAFVLVPLRDVWEGGVLPEHNQTIDHYLSLLVEDHKGVREWGAINWEIESGPSES; encoded by the coding sequence ATGACAGTTTGTGCGTATTTGGCGTTAGGCTCCAATCTTGGGGATCGGGCACAGAACTTGCGCCTTGCGATACAGAGATTGAACGAGCAACCTGGAATTCGCGTGCTTCGTGTCTCCTCTGTTTATGAGACCGATCCATTTGGTAACGTCGAACAAGACGCATTTCTGAATATGGCGATCGCTGTGGAAACAGAACAGAGCCCGGATCAGCTGCTAGAGACGGCGTTGTCAGTAGAGCGAGAGCTAGGTCGTGTGCGAACGGTTCGGTGGGGACCGCGAACGATTGATATTGACTTACTGTTGTACGGGACATCTCGTGTTTCGCAAGACAATCTCATGATTCCTCATCCTGGGCTGAGTGAGCGTGCTTTTGTACTCGTGCCGCTTCGAGACGTTTGGGAAGGCGGCGTTTTACCTGAGCATAACCAGACCATTGATCATTATCTTTCCTTATTGGTAGAAGATCACAAGGGGGTACGTGAGTGGGGAGCAATCAACTGGGAAATCGAATCCGGTCCTTCCGAAAGCTAA
- a CDS encoding helix-turn-helix domain-containing protein: MGSNQLGNRIRSFRKLKGYTQQSLSDKMGVSLSFVGSLERGTRMPTEPVLRKIASTLQVDYDELCAINR; encoded by the coding sequence GTGGGGAGCAATCAACTGGGAAATCGAATCCGGTCCTTCCGAAAGCTAAAAGGGTATACGCAACAGTCCCTTTCGGACAAGATGGGAGTGTCACTGTCGTTTGTTGGATCACTAGAGAGAGGAACTCGTATGCCAACAGAGCCTGTATTACGGAAGATCGCCAGCACTTTACAGGTAGACTACGATGAATTATGTGCTATAAATAGGTGA
- the folB gene encoding dihydroneopterin aldolase, whose product MDKIYFNGMSFYGYHGVFGAEAELGQRFYVDLELSLDLSKAGASDDLHDTVNYADIFTCVQKIVEGERFHLVEKLTAVIAERLLEQFPLHEVKAKVTKPNPPINGHYESVAIEMIRRREDFAS is encoded by the coding sequence TTGGATAAAATCTACTTCAATGGCATGTCTTTTTACGGATACCACGGTGTGTTTGGAGCAGAGGCTGAGCTGGGCCAACGGTTCTATGTCGATCTGGAGCTATCGCTCGATTTATCCAAGGCCGGAGCAAGTGACGATCTTCACGATACAGTCAATTACGCCGATATCTTTACTTGTGTGCAAAAAATTGTCGAGGGTGAACGATTTCATCTGGTAGAAAAACTGACTGCTGTGATAGCAGAACGCTTATTGGAGCAATTCCCTTTGCATGAAGTTAAAGCAAAAGTGACCAAGCCGAATCCGCCGATCAATGGGCATTATGAGTCGGTTGCGATTGAGATGATCCGTAGAAGAGAGGATTTTGCTTCATGA